TCAGTGCTACTTACATAAACATACTGTTTATTATCGCTGGAGATATTTAATATTCTGCTATCCCCCAAAATACCCGGTTGTTTAAACCAACTCCTGCCTTTGTCGTTACTGGAAAATAATCCGCCATTAGTCCCTAAATAAATTGCTTCAGGCAAGATTAATACAACGTTACAACGGCTTTCTAAAAAACTTTTCCCACGGAACAACCTCCGCCATCTTAACCCGGAATTAGAACTAAAATATAAACCATTATCGCTTGCTGCATAGATACAATTCGCGTCATCCGGATTGTTTACTAAATAATTCACTGTATAATTTTCGCTGATTGAATATACCCTTCTCCAGCTAAACCCGGAATCTTCACTTGATATAATAGAATTCTTTGAGCCTGCAAAGATTACTTTTCCATCCCCAGAGTTGATTAGAATTGATCTTACATTGCGGTATTCCCTGCTGATATTCTCCCAGTCTGAGCCATTTGCCGTTACCCTGAAAACCCACAGTTGCAAAAAGAACAAACTAAACATCAAAACTACTTTCTTCATAAATCCCCCCTTCTTCTTCCTATTGTTATTATCTTCTATAGCAATAGACGAAGAAAATGGGAAAATCTAACAAAAAAAATAGGGACACATCCTATTTAGATTCAAAACTTAAAATTAGGATGTGTCCCTATTTCACGAATTCAAACTACTTACCAGAGATATTCTCTCATTTTATCATCAGCATTCTTTAATGAATATTCCGGCTTCATTATCGGTTTATCATATGGAGGCGCTACAAAAGTTACTGCATCATACAAACCAGTAACCCCTCTAACCAAACCATTGAATATTCCGACAGCCAAACCCAAGGTACAACCGACCACCGGATCTTTTTCCTTTGACATCTTCATTACTTCAGCTGGAACTTCAGCCCAACAGGTAGCAGTATTAATAACACCCCTGCCTAGTTTATTTGCTGGTGTCTTATCAAAGTTAACTTCATCAGTATTATACACATATTGTTGATTATCCGTTCCAGATTCTGTTTCTTCCGCCGAGCATATAGATGTGAAAGTAAATATAAGTATTAATCCGGCAAATACACAAAAAATCTTTTTCATTTTACCCCTCCTTGTGCAATTCATGAAGCAACTTATCTTTCAAAGCCCCAGCTGAATCAATCTTATCCCCTGAAATACCCAGGCTCATTGCAAAATCAATCAATCCGCGGAGTATTTCAGTATAAGAAAGTTTGTGGCCGGTAGAGAACATAGCGTCCTTGCCTAATTTGTCAAGAAAATCAATTTCTTGCCGGCCCAGCATCGTAATTACTCTATGCATCATTATCTCTTTAATCGCTTTGTCCATTTGCCACCTCTTACCATAACAACCTTAAAGTGGATATCTCATATAAACTCTTAACGCTTCCAAAAACCCTAATGACTTCTTTTGATGTCTTCTGTGTTTTTTAATTGCTTTGCGGTGTATTCTTCTCATTTCTCTCACCCCCTCATTAAGGAACCCCCTCCAGGGATTTCCCCATCAAATAAAAAAGCCCTTTTAAAGGTAAACCTCTAAAGGGCTTAAGAAACAAAAAAAACCTTGAGGACTCTCAAGGTTCATCCCCTCTTTGGTAACGCAGCCTCCCGAAATTTGACGGGACTGTCGCTTTGCGTCCTAAGGTTACCCTTAGTTTGCCTTTGTCAGTAGGTTAATTACCACTTAACCAAATTGTCAAAATGTCACTTTTTCACTTTACATAAAAAGTATAACATATACTTTTGCGCTTGTCAAGGTAAGGCGAGCTAATTGGCATTTAAGCTAACCAATTCTTTCTTCATCTCCTGATAATCAATATTACTGATAGTAATGAAGATTTCCTGGGCTTGACGGAAATACTCCTTTGCCTTGTTCTTCTTTCCAGTTTTCTTAAATAAGAATCCTAAGTTTCGTAAACCAGAGGCGAGCTCCGGAAGAACCTTTATCTGGCGAGATACAGAAACAGAGCGATTAAATGATTCCTGGGCCTCAGAAAACTTATCCATATCAAAATACAACTCCCCAATCATATTATAATCAGAAGCTAAATTCATTTTATTGCCTTGCAATTCATCAATTTTAAACCCCTTGGCATAACAATCAAGCGCCTTCTGATATTGTTTCTCAAATAGATAAATCTCCCCAATATTAAAATAATAATCGCTCAATTCATTCTTTAATTTCATTTTTTTAAACATACCGAGGCTTTTGGAATAAAATTCTTTGGCAGTTGCATAATCATTCTTATCAGAAAAAACTAAGCCAAGATCAAAATAATCGCAAGCTAAATTATACCTATGCTCAAAATTACGGCTTTTAGAACGGTCAATTTCAGAACACTTAATAAGCAGCTCCAGCGCTTTATCGTATTCTTCAATATCCATATTCCACACTGCAAGCTTCCTCATCGCCACAGACTCGCTATAAGAATCTTTTTCCTGCCTGGCTTTAATAAGCGCTTGATTGTAGAATTCTAAGGCCTTTTGAGGCTGCCCGGAAAGATAGTATGTCCAGCCAATCCCAATATAAGCCTGAATCAAATCTTTGCTTTGGCCTTTCTTCTCACTATATAAAGCGTAATCAAAATAATACTTTAGAGCCTGCTCAATTTCACCCAACCTGAAATATGAATCAGCCAGTAATGGATACGCCTTCAAGAATAAGCTATTCTTCTCAATTATTCTTTTACAATTCCGGATTACTTCCTGGTTTCTACCGCTTAGATAAGATTTCTTTGACTTGGAGAACAAATACAAAGTGCTTGGATTTGCCTCCGGAAGGAATAAAAACATAAAAATGCAAATTACCGCTGCAACCAAACCTAATGATATCTTCAAAAGATTTTTTCTTAAGAAAATAAAACTTTTTTCCTGCTTTATCCCGTTATTTGCTTTATCCCTAAACAAGACAAAGTTTGGGTCACCATAAAGAAGGTAATTCGTCCAGTGCATCTTCCCAATGCCATAATCACGTACTAGTTTTAACCTCCCTAAACGGACACATTCTCCGATGGAAACACCCGAAAGAAGCTGTGTATAGAACTCTTTAGCAAAAGTAAAACTTACCTTATCCTCAATCTTCCTTATTGAACCGATATAATGGCGGACGCCTGAAAACAAAAAAGCCGCAGCAAGATTATAATTATTTTCCTGATAATCATTACCACAAGGCAATTGGTTTCCCGAAGCTGAATAGCAAGCATTAGAAAACACAAGCGAAGGCATAGAAACAAATGAAGCCATAGACTCAATATCCTGCGAAGTAAGCAAGCCATCTGCAAGTATCCAACCCGTATTTTGCGGATTAGATAAGTCGTGTTCGCAGTGGCCTGCAAAATGGACTATATCATAGTCACAAATATTTTTCTTAGTATATATCTTATCTATATAGGTAGATTTAAAATCTATATGGACGCTGTTTCGTTTACGGTCAAATTGATTTCTAATGCTTAAGCCTTCTTCATAAGCGCCCTTTAAATCATTTGTTGGGTTAGCCAATATCAACATCTTTAAAATACTAGAAAAACTTCGATACTGGACGGCAATTGATTCTCTTTTTGTCCTCACCAGCCTGCCAAGGCTAAAGTTAAGGCATAAAAAATTATCCCCGTCATATAAGATTTCCCACGGGACATCAATCAATTCCTCATCAATTGAAAGGACTAAACCTGAACCTTGCTCAAGCCTCAATTTATCCCTTACCTGTTTTGTTAAAAGCTGATTCCAGAGAAGTTGCCCTGCCTTTACTAGCGATCTTTCTAATTCCGGCTGCTCTATAAGGCTTTTAGAAGCTTTATTCAACAAAAAGAAAACTTCTTTGCACAAGCTTCGTATTTCTTCAAAAGAAACATTACACTGACTATAATGTCGCAGCGTTGAAGCAATTTCAGCTTCCTTAAACAGGCTCATCTTTAATGACTGCGCCTGTTTGAATATTTCCAGGACTAATTTATTCTGATTTTGCATAAAAGAATTAAATTTTTACATCCAAATGAATTGACACAAGCTTATCTTCAGACGAACAAATCTCGATTACATATTTACCCAAAAGAACATGGTCAAAAATAACCTTCCCTGAATCGGACAAATACGACTCCAGCTCAAGATTGTCCCTTATAAGAGTAATCCGCAAATCCTTTATTAACTCCTGAGTATCTTTATTTTTAGCTGTAATTAACAAATTAAAATACTTAGAATCTTTATTTTCAATCTTCACCTCAACTCTAAAATTATCAAAATCCTTTAAAATTACCACCTCATCTTTAAAATCCTTGATATTACGGCTGCGCAATAACGGCGAAGGCATTAGCTCCTGGCCGACAAGTATGTCCCCAGAAGTATTAATTAGTTCCAAGAAATTCTCTTTTAATTTCAGGAATATTTCCAAAACAGCTTTCGCTGTCCCAGTTCCACTGGCTAAATCCTTAACCTTAAGCAATAATTCCTCTGGGATTTGTAAATCTTCCGGATTTACCAATTTTGCCTGCAGTAAAACCTTATTTGCACAATCATCACAGCCAATTATGTGCATTTTTAAACTCTCCAGCTCTTCGTTGCTAAGTTTGCCCTCTATAAAACAAGCCATGAGCATTTCATCCAAATGATTAGAATCACAAGCTGCTTCATTTTTCTTCCATTTTTGGAAAGCTTTTTTTATGAATTCTATGTTTTCTTCCATTTTTTGCCTTTCATATACAATAGACGATAAAATCTCATAAATCTAACTCAAATCCTTTCAATTTAAAACAATCCCTTAATCTATCAATAATCCGCGATTTGCGCATATCAATTGT
This sequence is a window from Candidatus Omnitrophota bacterium. Protein-coding genes within it:
- a CDS encoding exosortase system-associated protein, TIGR04073 family; the encoded protein is MKKIFCVFAGLILIFTFTSICSAEETESGTDNQQYVYNTDEVNFDKTPANKLGRGVINTATCWAEVPAEVMKMSKEKDPVVGCTLGLAVGIFNGLVRGVTGLYDAVTFVAPPYDKPIMKPEYSLKNADDKMREYLW
- a CDS encoding zf-HC2 domain-containing protein codes for the protein MEENIEFIKKAFQKWKKNEAACDSNHLDEMLMACFIEGKLSNEELESLKMHIIGCDDCANKVLLQAKLVNPEDLQIPEELLLKVKDLASGTGTAKAVLEIFLKLKENFLELINTSGDILVGQELMPSPLLRSRNIKDFKDEVVILKDFDNFRVEVKIENKDSKYFNLLITAKNKDTQELIKDLRITLIRDNLELESYLSDSGKVIFDHVLLGKYVIEICSSEDKLVSIHLDVKI
- a CDS encoding tetratricopeptide repeat protein, which translates into the protein MQNQNKLVLEIFKQAQSLKMSLFKEAEIASTLRHYSQCNVSFEEIRSLCKEVFFLLNKASKSLIEQPELERSLVKAGQLLWNQLLTKQVRDKLRLEQGSGLVLSIDEELIDVPWEILYDGDNFLCLNFSLGRLVRTKRESIAVQYRSFSSILKMLILANPTNDLKGAYEEGLSIRNQFDRKRNSVHIDFKSTYIDKIYTKKNICDYDIVHFAGHCEHDLSNPQNTGWILADGLLTSQDIESMASFVSMPSLVFSNACYSASGNQLPCGNDYQENNYNLAAAFLFSGVRHYIGSIRKIEDKVSFTFAKEFYTQLLSGVSIGECVRLGRLKLVRDYGIGKMHWTNYLLYGDPNFVLFRDKANNGIKQEKSFIFLRKNLLKISLGLVAAVICIFMFLFLPEANPSTLYLFSKSKKSYLSGRNQEVIRNCKRIIEKNSLFLKAYPLLADSYFRLGEIEQALKYYFDYALYSEKKGQSKDLIQAYIGIGWTYYLSGQPQKALEFYNQALIKARQEKDSYSESVAMRKLAVWNMDIEEYDKALELLIKCSEIDRSKSRNFEHRYNLACDYFDLGLVFSDKNDYATAKEFYSKSLGMFKKMKLKNELSDYYFNIGEIYLFEKQYQKALDCYAKGFKIDELQGNKMNLASDYNMIGELYFDMDKFSEAQESFNRSVSVSRQIKVLPELASGLRNLGFLFKKTGKKNKAKEYFRQAQEIFITISNIDYQEMKKELVSLNAN